The sequence below is a genomic window from Bacillota bacterium.
CCCCGGCCCAGTACATCCAGTTCGGCTACGTCCGGCAGAAGGAGAGCCTTAGCGCCTTGGCCCTGATGGGGGTGGCCAAGGATGAGGTAATTTTCCTGGGCTATCCCGATCGTGGCCTGTCCCATCTCTGGCTCGATCAATGGAGCAGCGACGCACCATACGTGTCGCCCTACACCAAGGCCTCCCATTCCCCTTACGTGAACAGCTTCACGCCGGGCGCCCCGTACAGCGGTGAGTCCTTCCTCGCGGACCTGGAAGAAGTGATGACGGCCTATCAGCCGGACATCATCGTCATGCCCCACCCCAGCGACGCCCACCCGGATCATTGGGCCCTCAACGCCTTCGCCACCTATGCTCTGAATGACCTGAGGCAGAACGGGCAGACCTTCGCCGCCAATCCGTTGGTTTATCTGTATCTCGTTCACCGGGGCGATTGGCCAGCCCCCAAGGGGCTTCACCTCAAGGGAATCCTGGCCCCCCCGACCACCTTGGACGACACGACCACCCTGTGGCACTCGATGCCCGACCCGGCCGACGTCACCGATCTCAAATACAAGGCCGTCTTGGCTTACCGCAGCCAGCTGACCATCATGCGGCGGTTCCTGACCAGCTTCGCCAGGGCCAACGAGATCTTCGGGGCCCTCGGGGAGATCCCGGCCCACCACGTCGAGGACGGCCGGATCACGGTGTCCGGCGATCCGCGCCAGTGGGCCGGTCTTCCGCCCCAGCTGCTGGACGCGACCGGGGATACCGTCGCCAGAAGGCTCGAGGGCAGTGGGGACATCAAGACCCTATCGGTGGCCTACGACTCCACCCATCTCTTCCTATTGCTCCAGCTACGGCGTCC
It includes:
- a CDS encoding PIG-L family deacetylase, whose product is MRRFLSWPKINRRRLWRALKVLVLAVGLIALALGAFFYFFPRPGRVSPAGEIGLQAGKRVLVLAPHSDDETLGAGGLIIQARRLGDEVRVVLATNGDGFRYAVEDQYRRLRLTPAQYIQFGYVRQKESLSALALMGVAKDEVIFLGYPDRGLSHLWLDQWSSDAPYVSPYTKASHSPYVNSFTPGAPYSGESFLADLEEVMTAYQPDIIVMPHPSDAHPDHWALNAFATYALNDLRQNGQTFAANPLVYLYLVHRGDWPAPKGLHLKGILAPPTTLDDTTTLWHSMPDPADVTDLKYKAVLAYRSQLTIMRRFLTSFARANEIFGALGEIPAHHVEDGRITVSGDPRQWAGLPPQLLDATGDTVARRLEGSGDIKTLSVAYDSTHLFLLLQLRRPVSADLTYTIRLIPLTQTVGPVRRQVTLKVHPPSRVELVNSSNQGLPGQGDVIVKAVRNSVEVSLPLWAIGSPPRIYVNAQTGLANLGIDRSAWQVMGLGGSGGFRSGSRPDQGTGIE